The proteins below come from a single Podarcis muralis chromosome 8, rPodMur119.hap1.1, whole genome shotgun sequence genomic window:
- the GAREM1 gene encoding GRB2-associated and regulator of MAPK protein 1 isoform X3, protein MLVASGECNEDTELYNITLCTGDELTLMGQAEILYAKSSKEKSRLNTIFKKIGKLNSISKLGRGKMPCLICMNHRTNESISLPFQCKGRFSTRSPLELQMQEGEHTIRNIVEKTRLPVNVTVPSSPPRNPYDLHFVREGHRYKFVNIQTKTVVVCCALHSNKIIPMHFPLHLALPKFTLPESLVKGEVGHEAFVKHWFSLCQEQFDIDEYSRGVRDVKADWNEECKSPQKARPHSHNHMPNSLSYARDELTQSFHRLSVCVYGNNLHGNSEVNLHGCRDLCNEWALFSHDALQCQDSGDGSSDYLFPEVCEESLCLPTKPELPYEELWLDQGGGKLSDQPLNRSQSEKNKCDSYRSSFRSKCGNSSLPAPGPITVTSKSPEVSLPPPPVPPKSEAVREECRLLNAPPVPPRNSKPTSTSPSVPPRANKPARQQTRSPSPTLSYYSSGLHNINAAEGEAESASESAPVACYPCSTVKADLQDFGNLLPFGSPSADALSSRLSWPNHCSGAAEGLNRGEFLLDPSRSYSYPRQKTPGTPKRNCPATFTFDLDRSEFPVGDTLPAAAEPGCAVPTCPKSASYSLECTDEKSLAVSSTPQSLSCPALPPRAPKAADEKPGLDLCPLPFRIDGAEEEPQAGSPDLSEDQYLGKKGMQDIFAIPYPFSSPLHLQLAPRSCGDGSPWQPPVDLSGLSIEEVSKSLRFIGLSEDVISFFVTEKIDGNLLVQLNEEILLEDFKLSKLQVKKILQFINGWRPKM, encoded by the exons GTGGCTTCTGGCGAATGCAACGAAGACACCGAGCTTTACAACATCACCCTCTGCACGGGAGACGAGCTGACGTTAATGGGGCAAGCGGAAATCCTCTATGCAAAATCTTCCAAGGAGAAGTCGCGGCTCAACACCATCTTCAAGAAAATCGGGAAGCTCAATTCCATCAGCAAGCTGGGCAGAGGCAAGATGCCGTGCCTGATCTGCATGAACCACAGGACCAACGAGAGCATCAGCCTTCCTTTCCAGTGCAAGGGCCGCTTCAGCACGCGCAGCCCCCTGGAGCTGCAGATGCAGGAGGGCGAACACACCATTCGCAACATCGTGGAGAAGACCCGGCTGCCCGTGAACGTGACTGTGCCCAGCTCTCCGCCCCGAAACCCTTACGACCTGCATTTTGTCCGCGAGGGGCACCGCTACAAGTTTGTCAACATTCAGACCAAGACTGTGGTGGTTTGCTGTGCGCTGCACAGTAACAAAATCATTCCCATGCACTTCCCTTTGCATTTGGCTCTTCCAAAGTTCACGCTCCCCGAAAGCCTTGTGAAAGGGGAGGTGGGTCACGAAGCCTTTGTCAAGCACTGGTTCAGTCTCTGCCAAGAGCAGTTTGACATCGACGAGTATTCCCGCGGCGTGAGAGATGTGAAAGCCGACTGGAATGAAGAGTGCAAAAGTCCCCAGAAAGCCCGGCCCCACAGCCACAACCACATGCCAAACTCTCTTAGCTACGCTCGGGATGAGTTGACGCAATCCTTCCACCGCCTCTCGGTTTGTGTTTATGGAAACAACCTCCATGGAAATAGTGAGGTGAACCTTCACGGCTGCAGGGACTTGTGCAACGAGTGGGCTTTATTCTCCCATGATGCCCTGCAGTGCCAGGACTCTGGCGATGGCAGCAGCGACTACCTGTTCCCTGAAGTTTGTGAAGAATCGTTGTGTTTACCTACCAAACCGGAACTTCCTTATGAGGAACTGTGGCTGGACCAGGGGGGTGGGAAATTGAGTGATCAGCCTCTCAATCGCTCACAAAGTGAGAAGAACAAATGTGACAGCTATAGGAGTTCTTTCCGGTCCAAGTGTGGCAATTCTTCTCTTCCAGCACCTGGGCCTATAACAGTAACATCAAAATCTCCAGAAGTTTCCCTACCTCCACCACCTGTGCCTCCTAAATCAGAAGCA GTCAGAGAAGAATGTAGACTCCTGAATGCCCCTCCTGTTCCTCCACGAAATTCAAAGCCAACATCCACCAGTCCATCTGTTCCTCCGCGGGCAAACAAACCAGCGCGGCAGCAGACTCGttctcctagtccaacactctcatACTATTCATCAGGGCTGCACAACAT caatgctgcagaaggagaagctgAGTCTGCCTCCGAGAGTGCTCCTGTTGCTTGCTATCCGTGCAGCACAGTGAAGGCTGACCTACAAGATTTTGGCAACCTACTGCCTTTTGGAAGCCCCTCTGCTGATGCTCTGTCCTCCAGGCTGTCGTGGCCAAATCATTGTTCCGGAGCTGCTGAAGGCCTTAACAGGGGTGAATTCCTATTGGACCCAAGCAGGAGTTACAGTTATCCAAGACAGAAGACTCCTGGCACACCAAAGAGAAACTGCCCAGCAACTTTTACATTTGACTTGGATAGAAGTGAATTTCCTGTAGGGGACACCCTGCCAGCTGCAGCAGAACCTGGTTGTGCAGTGCCCACTTGCCCAAAGTCAGCGAGTTACTCTCTTGAGTGCACCGATGAGAAGAGCCTGGCAGTCAGTAGCACACCGCAGTCTCTCTCGTGTCCTGCCTTACCCCCTCGTGCACCAAAAGCGGCAGATGAGAAGCCCGGCCTTGACTTGTGTCCCCTGCCTTTCAGAATAGATGGTGCCGAGGAAGAACCGCAGGCAGGCTCGCCAGACCTTTCTGAAGATCAGTACCTTGGCAAAAAGGGCATGCAAGACATCTTTGCCATCCCTTATCCTTTCTCATCTCCCCTCCACCTTCAGCTAGCACCAAGGTCCTGCGGCGACGGCTCTCCTTGGCAGCCCCCTGTGGATCTGTCTGGACTTTCAATAGAGGAAGTTTCTAAATCTCTGAGGTTTATAGGTTTATCTGAGGATGTCATATCCTTTTTTGTTACAGAGAAGATTGACGGCAACTTGCTTGTTCAGCTCAATGAAGAGATCCTTTTGGAGGACTTCAAGCTAAGCAAGTTGCAGGTTAAGAAAATACTGCAGTTCATTAACGGCTGGCGACCTAAAATGTAG
- the GAREM1 gene encoding GRB2-associated and regulator of MAPK protein 1 isoform X2, with product MEEITFNVKVASGECNEDTELYNITLCTGDELTLMGQAEILYAKSSKEKSRLNTIFKKIGKLNSISKLGRGKMPCLICMNHRTNESISLPFQCKGRFSTRSPLELQMQEGEHTIRNIVEKTRLPVNVTVPSSPPRNPYDLHFVREGHRYKFVNIQTKTVVVCCALHSNKIIPMHFPLHLALPKFTLPESLVKGEVGHEAFVKHWFSLCQEQFDIDEYSRGVRDVKADWNEECKSPQKARPHSHNHMPNSLSYARDELTQSFHRLSVCVYGNNLHGNSEVNLHGCRDLCNEWALFSHDALQCQDSGDGSSDYLFPEVCEESLCLPTKPELPYEELWLDQGGGKLSDQPLNRSQSEKNKCDSYRSSFRSKCGNSSLPAPGPITVTSKSPEVSLPPPPVPPKSEAVREECRLLNAPPVPPRNSKPTSTSPSVPPRANKPARQQTRSPSPTLSYYSSGLHNINAAEGEAESASESAPVACYPCSTVKADLQDFGNLLPFGSPSADALSSRLSWPNHCSGAAEGLNRGEFLLDPSRSYSYPRQKTPGTPKRNCPATFTFDLDRSEFPVGDTLPAAAEPGCAVPTCPKSASYSLECTDEKSLAVSSTPQSLSCPALPPRAPKAADEKPGLDLCPLPFRIDGAEEEPQAGSPDLSEDQYLGKKGMQDIFAIPYPFSSPLHLQLAPRSCGDGSPWQPPVDLSGLSIEEVSKSLRFIGLSEDVISFFVTEKIDGNLLVQLNEEILLEDFKLSKLQVKKILQFINGWRPKM from the exons GTGGCTTCTGGCGAATGCAACGAAGACACCGAGCTTTACAACATCACCCTCTGCACGGGAGACGAGCTGACGTTAATGGGGCAAGCGGAAATCCTCTATGCAAAATCTTCCAAGGAGAAGTCGCGGCTCAACACCATCTTCAAGAAAATCGGGAAGCTCAATTCCATCAGCAAGCTGGGCAGAGGCAAGATGCCGTGCCTGATCTGCATGAACCACAGGACCAACGAGAGCATCAGCCTTCCTTTCCAGTGCAAGGGCCGCTTCAGCACGCGCAGCCCCCTGGAGCTGCAGATGCAGGAGGGCGAACACACCATTCGCAACATCGTGGAGAAGACCCGGCTGCCCGTGAACGTGACTGTGCCCAGCTCTCCGCCCCGAAACCCTTACGACCTGCATTTTGTCCGCGAGGGGCACCGCTACAAGTTTGTCAACATTCAGACCAAGACTGTGGTGGTTTGCTGTGCGCTGCACAGTAACAAAATCATTCCCATGCACTTCCCTTTGCATTTGGCTCTTCCAAAGTTCACGCTCCCCGAAAGCCTTGTGAAAGGGGAGGTGGGTCACGAAGCCTTTGTCAAGCACTGGTTCAGTCTCTGCCAAGAGCAGTTTGACATCGACGAGTATTCCCGCGGCGTGAGAGATGTGAAAGCCGACTGGAATGAAGAGTGCAAAAGTCCCCAGAAAGCCCGGCCCCACAGCCACAACCACATGCCAAACTCTCTTAGCTACGCTCGGGATGAGTTGACGCAATCCTTCCACCGCCTCTCGGTTTGTGTTTATGGAAACAACCTCCATGGAAATAGTGAGGTGAACCTTCACGGCTGCAGGGACTTGTGCAACGAGTGGGCTTTATTCTCCCATGATGCCCTGCAGTGCCAGGACTCTGGCGATGGCAGCAGCGACTACCTGTTCCCTGAAGTTTGTGAAGAATCGTTGTGTTTACCTACCAAACCGGAACTTCCTTATGAGGAACTGTGGCTGGACCAGGGGGGTGGGAAATTGAGTGATCAGCCTCTCAATCGCTCACAAAGTGAGAAGAACAAATGTGACAGCTATAGGAGTTCTTTCCGGTCCAAGTGTGGCAATTCTTCTCTTCCAGCACCTGGGCCTATAACAGTAACATCAAAATCTCCAGAAGTTTCCCTACCTCCACCACCTGTGCCTCCTAAATCAGAAGCA GTCAGAGAAGAATGTAGACTCCTGAATGCCCCTCCTGTTCCTCCACGAAATTCAAAGCCAACATCCACCAGTCCATCTGTTCCTCCGCGGGCAAACAAACCAGCGCGGCAGCAGACTCGttctcctagtccaacactctcatACTATTCATCAGGGCTGCACAACAT caatgctgcagaaggagaagctgAGTCTGCCTCCGAGAGTGCTCCTGTTGCTTGCTATCCGTGCAGCACAGTGAAGGCTGACCTACAAGATTTTGGCAACCTACTGCCTTTTGGAAGCCCCTCTGCTGATGCTCTGTCCTCCAGGCTGTCGTGGCCAAATCATTGTTCCGGAGCTGCTGAAGGCCTTAACAGGGGTGAATTCCTATTGGACCCAAGCAGGAGTTACAGTTATCCAAGACAGAAGACTCCTGGCACACCAAAGAGAAACTGCCCAGCAACTTTTACATTTGACTTGGATAGAAGTGAATTTCCTGTAGGGGACACCCTGCCAGCTGCAGCAGAACCTGGTTGTGCAGTGCCCACTTGCCCAAAGTCAGCGAGTTACTCTCTTGAGTGCACCGATGAGAAGAGCCTGGCAGTCAGTAGCACACCGCAGTCTCTCTCGTGTCCTGCCTTACCCCCTCGTGCACCAAAAGCGGCAGATGAGAAGCCCGGCCTTGACTTGTGTCCCCTGCCTTTCAGAATAGATGGTGCCGAGGAAGAACCGCAGGCAGGCTCGCCAGACCTTTCTGAAGATCAGTACCTTGGCAAAAAGGGCATGCAAGACATCTTTGCCATCCCTTATCCTTTCTCATCTCCCCTCCACCTTCAGCTAGCACCAAGGTCCTGCGGCGACGGCTCTCCTTGGCAGCCCCCTGTGGATCTGTCTGGACTTTCAATAGAGGAAGTTTCTAAATCTCTGAGGTTTATAGGTTTATCTGAGGATGTCATATCCTTTTTTGTTACAGAGAAGATTGACGGCAACTTGCTTGTTCAGCTCAATGAAGAGATCCTTTTGGAGGACTTCAAGCTAAGCAAGTTGCAGGTTAAGAAAATACTGCAGTTCATTAACGGCTGGCGACCTAAAATGTAG